The Kogia breviceps isolate mKogBre1 chromosome 4, mKogBre1 haplotype 1, whole genome shotgun sequence genome window below encodes:
- the LTC4S gene encoding leukotriene C4 synthase gives MKDEVVLLATVTLLGVLLQAYFSLQVISARRAFRVSPPLTTGPPEFQRIYRAQVNCSEYFPLFLATLWIAGIFFHEGAAALCGLVYLFARLRYFQGYARSAQQRLAPLYASARALWLLVVLAALGILAHFLPAALPAALLGQFQKLLQKA, from the exons ATGAAGGACGAAGTGGTTCTTCTGGCCACTGTCACCCTCCTGGGAGTCCTGCTGCAAG cctaCTTCTCGCTGCAGGTGATCTCGGCGCGCAGGGCCTTCCGCGTGTCTCCGCCGCTCACCACCGGCCCGCCGGAGTTCCAGCGCATCTACCGAGCCCA AGTGAACTGCAGCGAGTATTTCCCGCTGTTCCTCGCCACGCTCTGGATCGCCGGCATCTTCTTTCACGAAG gtgCGGCGGCACTGTGTGGCCTGGTATACCTGTTCGCGCGCCTCCGCTACTTTCAGGGCTACGCGAGATCTGCGCAGCAAAG GCTGGCCCCGCTGTACGCGAGCGCGCGCGCGCTCTGGCTTCTCGTGGTGCTGGCGGCGCTTGGCATACTCGCCCACTTCCTCCCGGCCGCGCTGCCCGCCGCGCTCCTCGGACAGTTCCAGAAACTGCTGCAGAAGGCCTGA